TGCTCCGGTCTCATTCTTAAGAAATTCGCGTTCAGCGTCGGAGGCCTCTAGCGCCTCAAACGAACCCTCGCCCCACAGCGAGAACATCCAGAGATCCCTGAATATTGCAAACAGGGACTCCGTAAAACGCTCGGCGGAGATCCCCCTTGCAAGCATTGCATGCAGATCTGCAGCAGACTTTTCGGGATCCGTACGCAGCTCGGTAACCCATTTTTCCAGCTCTGTCCTATTGCTGCCCCCGGTGAGGTCACGGACACTGTCCAGTGTTAAACTGCCTTTACCAAGAGCGACGGCCTGTTCGGTAAGGGAGAGCGCATCTCTCAGGGCGCCGTCGGCCTGGCGCGCCACCTCCCAGATGGCCTCGTTGTCTGCCGTGATGTTCTCACAATTGCAGACATAAGAAATGCGTTTGACCATGTCCGCGATAGATATGCGGTGGAACGGGATATGCTGGCATCTCGAACGTATAGTTACCGGCACTTTATAAGGTTCGGTGGTCGCGAGCAGGAATACTACATTGGAGGGCGGCTCTTCAAGCGTTTTAAGCAGTGCGTTGAATGCCGCTTCAGTAAGCATGTGGACTTCATCGATTATATAGACCTTGTATTCGGCGCTAAGCGGCTTAAGATTCACATGGCTTTTAAGGTCTCTTATTTCTCCTATGCCCCTGTTGGAAGCCCCGTCGATCTCAATGACGTCCAGGTGTTCTCCCAGTGCAATACTGATACAGCTGGAGCACTCTCCGCAAGGCTCTGCTTCCGCCGTCGGATGCTGACAGTTAAGGCTCTTGGCGACAAGACGGGCAGCAGAAGTTTTCCCGCATCCGCGCGGGCCTGAGAAAAGATAGGCATGCCCGAGACGGCCCTCCTTCAGTGATTCCTGCAGAACGCCGACCGCAGCATTCTGCCCCACCATATCCGAAAATGTCTGGGGCCTATATCTGCGGTAGAGTGAAACATACATGATACCCCTCCTCTTTTCAGCTTCCACTATTTTACAGGAATGCCGGCTTAAAATCGTCTTTTTACTTGAAATAATCCGTTAGAAGGTTTCCCTTTCTTGCCTTGATTAGCGCATCGTTGATCCTGCCGCGTATCTCCGCAAGGGCAGGCATTCCGGCAAGCAGCTCACCCGCTGACAGAATGACCCTTCCTTTGATCATCAGCAATTGTTTTTCTCCTGCCCCCATCACCTGTATATCGTAGGGAGCCAGCTCCAGCTCCAGAGTCTCATCAAGGCGGGTCTTGAGCTCGCGGAACAGCTTATCCGCTTCCGGGTCCTTCGGATGAGATAACAAAACCGCCCCATCCACAGTTATACGGACATCATCGGAGACATTGTCCACATCGATCTTAAGGCTCTGTAAGACATCTTTTCTCTGCACTTCGATGCCTTTGTCTTTCATGTATTTAAGTGCCGCTTCGACCCGCTCTTCGACTTCCGGGTGAGTTTGGAAAATACCGGGGTCGACATAGGCACGTTGCAGTTGTTCTATCTTCAGCCTCTCCATCATTGTAAGCATGGCAGCCGGGTTGTAGCCTGCTTTGGTAAGTACGTCTATGCCTCTGGCATCAGCTTCTTTTTCAAGGTCGATGCTGTAGGCGTTCATTATTGCTGTCTGCATGGCGCCTGTCATTATCATGGCGCCTGCGCCGCCTCCCTGTGTGGCGGCGATTATTCCGGCAATAGTCATTATGTTCAGCCTGTTGTTGCGTGCAGCCTGTACTATAACATGCGCACGATCGGCGTGTATAAATTCATGAGCCAGCACTGCCGCTATCTCGGGATCACTCTTAAGAAAATCAAGCATGCCTGTGGTAATATACGTCATCCCTCCAGGGAGGGAAAAAGCATTGGGCTCCTTCATATCGACAATACGTACCTTATATTCCAGATCACGCTCAAGATAAGGGATGAGTTTGCCTGCAATCATCCCAAGGCGCGCTTCTTCCGCAGGATCCAGAACACGCGGCATCTCTTTCTCCACCTGCTCGGAAATTTTTTTTCCCATTTTGATCTCGCGTTCGATCGTCTTTGATGTTGGTGCGGGCGAAGCATCGGCCAGGAGGGGAGAAACCGTATATAATGCGGCAAAGGATGCAAGGATAAGCACCACAACAGCTTTTCTCATATGTGCCACCTCCGTGACATAAAAGGCATTCAAAAATTTATACCCGATTTGAGCCATATTGCAAAGGGCAATAATACGTGTGCGCAGAAAAAAAAACGGAGGCCGCCCGATAGCAGGCATGCCTCCTGTCTTACTGTGCGCAGGTTTCGCCTATCCCGCTATAAATTCCTTTATATCCGCGATATCCTTTACCTGAACGACACGGACGATCTCGCCTTTTTTAAGCTCTACCAGCGCAGGCATAGCTGTAAGGCCAAGTTTCTCCGTCATCCTGCTGTTACGGTATCCGTCGATGAAAGCGACCTTTTTGCCGCTTTCTTTCGTATATCTCTCGGCTTCGACCTGAAGCGTCACCTGCGCCTGATCTATGCTGGACGTGAAGAGGGCGAAGACATGTTCCGGCTCCGTCAGAACGGAGCGCAGATGCAGTTGTTCGGTGATATAGGCGTATGCGGCCATAGCTGCCACAGCTCCGTCTCCGGCTGCCGTGACGACCTGGCGCAGATACTTGTCTCGGATATCTCCGGCTGCAAAAATACCCTCTAAAGATGTCTCCATTTTGTCATTGGTGTCGACCCAGCCGCCTTTTGTCTGTCTTACGACCGAACCGGGCTCTCCAAGATATGATACGTTAGGTTCCGTACCGACAAAGACAAACACGCCGGCGACAGGAAGATCCGATACCTCTCCGGTCTTTACATTTTTAATAACGAGCTTCTCTACGACACCATCGCCCTCTATCGACTCAACGACAGTATTCCAGATCGGGACGATCTTAGGGTTCGCCAGAGCCTGCTCCACCGCAAGCCTATCGGCCCTGAATTCATCGCGCCTGTGAATGATATATACCTTGGATGCAAAACGGGTCAGGTATCCTGCCTCCTCGACCGCAACGTTTCCGCCGCCGACGACAGCTATCGTCTCATCTTCAAAGAATGCCGCGTCACAGACGGCACAGTAGCTTACACCGCCTCCGGTGAATTCTGCTTCGCCTGGGCATCCGAGCTTACGGAAGCTTGCTCCCGTAGCGAGGATCACTGCCTCGGCTTCGATCTCGCCTTTATCCGTCACTACTATCTTGCTGCCGTTGCGAATATCGATCCCCTTCACCGTGCAGTCCCTGAACTCTGTGTTAAAGTGCTCGGCATGTTTGCGAAATGAAACTCCGAGTTCCGAACCTGTTGAGTGGATAACACCGGGCCAGTTTTCTATTTCATCTGTAATGTTGATCTGGCCTCCTGCTATCCCCTTTTCGAGAAGAAGGACATCCAGTCCGGCACGGCGGCCGTATATGGCCGAAGTCAAACCTGCAGGTCCGGCTCCTATGATTACGAGTTCTCTCTTTTCCAAAAAAAACACCCCTTCCGGATTTTCTGATACTCCAGTGATGATGCCTGGATTCTAACGTGTTTTTATAATTTTTGCCATATCAGATGACGCATGACGCCGCTATAATCAAAAATTCTTTTTTTAAGCACAAGGCAAGGCGGAGCCATATCCTCCAAAGCATAACACTGACTGTCACCGGCTGTTTCAAAACCTACAAAGCCTCCTGATCTCAAAAAAGGCGGGATCGCGGCGAAGAGCATCCTGTACACTTCAAGACCATCCGCTCCGCCGTCGAGAGCCTCGAGCGGCTCGTGGTCCCGGACATCATGCATAAGCCCCGCAATTTCCTCCTCAGGTATATACGGAGGATTGGCTGTTATAAAATCAAGCGATCCGTTCTCTATGCCGCATTTTAACGGGTCCGCAGAGCATATCAGCTCAAGCCTGCCGTCAAGACCGTATAACTTTCTGTTTATTTCAGCCCATTTAAGCGCCTCTTGGCTTGAATCGACAGCGACCCCGGAGTAATTCTCATTCTGAAGAAGCAGTGCGATCGCTATGCATCCGCTTCCCGTGCACCAGTCCGCGAAACGCTTCGGACCGGGACATAGTTTCAGCATCTCCTCTGCGAGGAGCTCCGTCTCCGGCCTGGGGATGAGGCATCCCTCGCCTACTTTAAGGACATATCCGTAAAACTCCGCCTCGCCGATCACATAGGAGAGCGGTACATGCCGCAACCTCCGCTCCGCCATAGATAAAACCATATCGCATTCGCGTTTTGGGATATCATCGTCATTTCTGGTTATAAGCAGCGCCCTGTCTACACTGATAATCTTTGAAACAAGGACATCCGTTACATAAGAAGGCCTGTCGATATTACCTTCGGTCAGCATATCCCTGCATACTCTGCGAAGTTCAGAGAGCTTCAATTCCTCTTCCTCAGAGAGAAAGCGCCTTCAGTTTTTCCGCCTGGTCCGCATCAGACAGTGCGCGGATAAGCTCGTAGATATCGCCGTCCAGTATCTGGTCAAGTTTGTACAGGGTCAGGTTTATCCTGTGATCTGTAAGGCGATTCTGCGGGTAGTTATATGTCCTGATACGCTCGGAGCGGTCACCGGTCCCC
The sequence above is drawn from the Synergistaceae bacterium genome and encodes:
- the dnaX gene encoding DNA polymerase III subunit gamma/tau; this encodes MYVSLYRRYRPQTFSDMVGQNAAVGVLQESLKEGRLGHAYLFSGPRGCGKTSAARLVAKSLNCQHPTAEAEPCGECSSCISIALGEHLDVIEIDGASNRGIGEIRDLKSHVNLKPLSAEYKVYIIDEVHMLTEAAFNALLKTLEEPPSNVVFLLATTEPYKVPVTIRSRCQHIPFHRISIADMVKRISYVCNCENITADNEAIWEVARQADGALRDALSLTEQAVALGKGSLTLDSVRDLTGGSNRTELEKWVTELRTDPEKSAADLHAMLARGISAERFTESLFAIFRDLWMFSLWGEGSFEALEASDAEREFLKNETGAWTPDKLRAACMLCNRLLPRARYGMRLEVFSGLIMLELMNVTEGKLAETERALTRMPAHTPAAAAPLTEARKQAHVTPPEPQSAPDLKKAFADPKPFYVPEDIISAPAPLAYDISALCSDLGEGTFSKLLSLLESRHIQIAAALIGCTLLRTDSGWDIAFNGNPHAEVFFSIPQNRKILSQAVQGFWEINSGPDETTSPAAADDPLFPQVNGTAPVAGKTLPDDGKKRQTMASDRTDRMLKLMGAEILYVKEAGFGEDPESSQGGEQ
- a CDS encoding M48 family metalloprotease, translating into MRKAVVVLILASFAALYTVSPLLADASPAPTSKTIEREIKMGKKISEQVEKEMPRVLDPAEEARLGMIAGKLIPYLERDLEYKVRIVDMKEPNAFSLPGGMTYITTGMLDFLKSDPEIAAVLAHEFIHADRAHVIVQAARNNRLNIMTIAGIIAATQGGGAGAMIMTGAMQTAIMNAYSIDLEKEADARGIDVLTKAGYNPAAMLTMMERLKIEQLQRAYVDPGIFQTHPEVEERVEAALKYMKDKGIEVQRKDVLQSLKIDVDNVSDDVRITVDGAVLLSHPKDPEADKLFRELKTRLDETLELELAPYDIQVMGAGEKQLLMIKGRVILSAGELLAGMPALAEIRGRINDALIKARKGNLLTDYFK
- the trxB gene encoding thioredoxin-disulfide reductase, whose protein sequence is MEKRELVIIGAGPAGLTSAIYGRRAGLDVLLLEKGIAGGQINITDEIENWPGVIHSTGSELGVSFRKHAEHFNTEFRDCTVKGIDIRNGSKIVVTDKGEIEAEAVILATGASFRKLGCPGEAEFTGGGVSYCAVCDAAFFEDETIAVVGGGNVAVEEAGYLTRFASKVYIIHRRDEFRADRLAVEQALANPKIVPIWNTVVESIEGDGVVEKLVIKNVKTGEVSDLPVAGVFVFVGTEPNVSYLGEPGSVVRQTKGGWVDTNDKMETSLEGIFAAGDIRDKYLRQVVTAAGDGAVAAMAAYAYITEQLHLRSVLTEPEHVFALFTSSIDQAQVTLQVEAERYTKESGKKVAFIDGYRNSRMTEKLGLTAMPALVELKKGEIVRVVQVKDIADIKEFIAG
- the prmC gene encoding peptide chain release factor N(5)-glutamine methyltransferase, with translation MKLSELRRVCRDMLTEGNIDRPSYVTDVLVSKIISVDRALLITRNDDDIPKRECDMVLSMAERRLRHVPLSYVIGEAEFYGYVLKVGEGCLIPRPETELLAEEMLKLCPGPKRFADWCTGSGCIAIALLLQNENYSGVAVDSSQEALKWAEINRKLYGLDGRLELICSADPLKCGIENGSLDFITANPPYIPEEEIAGLMHDVRDHEPLEALDGGADGLEVYRMLFAAIPPFLRSGGFVGFETAGDSQCYALEDMAPPCLVLKKRIFDYSGVMRHLIWQKL